In one Shinella zoogloeoides genomic region, the following are encoded:
- a CDS encoding baseplate multidomain protein megatron, whose translation MATLLFQAAGAALGSVFGPFGAILGRAVGALAGSALDRSLVSGTKTITGPRLGDARLPGADEGTAISRVYGTARIGGTLIWATRFEERVIVERGGGKASGPRSESYRYCANIALGLCEGRVAGVRRIWADGREVDLSSLHVRVYTGDRAQPPDPLIEAKQGAGNTPAYRGLSYVVLERFPLDAYGNRIPVLQFEVVRPIGALEEKIRAVTIIPGSTEHGYDPRLVTERPGGGSARHLNRNMVQSSTDWLASLSELQGACPNLKRVALVVAWFGTDLRAGHCRIVPGVETYARSNETWPWRVSGIGRGSAYLVSRNGGAPAYGGTPSDASVIAAIRDLKARGLEVYLYPFVMMDVPDGNTLPDPYGGAQQAPYPWRGRITCHPPSADGTGAARDQVQAFLGGVHAGHFSISGESVVAPSGDEGFRRMVLHYALLAEVAGGVDGFLIGSEMRGLTQLRDGEGQFPFVNGLCDLAGDVRWVLRAGTKITYAADWSEYFGYHPPGGNREVRFHLDALWAHPAIDAVGIDNYMPLSDWQDGDTLAGNPDGFRHAEDVAGMRGMIAGGEGFDWYYAGEVARRARNRTPITDGAAGKPWVYRVKDLESWWTNPHYDREPGGAEVTSPTAWVPRSKPIWFTELGCPAIDKGANQPNVFVDAKSVESALPYHSGGARSDSMQRRFLDAHHGWWQGGGPEPGMVDPDHIFLWTWDARPYPTFPENLSLWADGVNWQRGHWLNGRLGAATLADVIAAILTDHGFEDFDVSGVTGDLQGFVQGEQASARGLIEPLMEAFQIDALEVDGKLAFRSRLKSALPAAELDVLAERPDEAPFEESRSHISDLSGEAILDHFDEAAGYARVTARSRRMAGDTDRVLRLSLPAVLHADAAAASVETALRDHRAGQRQVTFRLPPTALGFTPGDVVRLAAGPAGRFLITGITDGLVREVEARGIAAGDSAAPAPDGGGRPVDGPGPSDAFAPEIVFLDLPVLGSGAAQDFARIAAYARPWRSMAVSSSDGGEGYRSRLRLDRPARIGWLVEPLAAGIVGRFDAVGAVMLELPSGGLASADSVSVLNGANRIAVRAGNGDWEIIGFRDASEIAPRRWRLTGLLRALHGTEDAMASGLAAEAEVVVLDDAVQPLGLDVEEIGRASNWMVDAVGVSEGQAGPFTFAGGLRALTPLSPVHLSARRGADGMVRFSWTRRGRIDSDSWLAAEIPLDEPVEAYRLDILSGGTVVRSIETATPTYAYPAAQELADFGTPQTAISIRVRQLGRAVPLGLPAEATLIP comes from the coding sequence ATGGCGACACTTCTCTTCCAGGCCGCCGGCGCGGCGCTCGGCAGCGTGTTCGGTCCGTTCGGCGCCATCCTCGGGCGGGCGGTCGGCGCGCTCGCCGGCTCGGCCCTCGACCGCTCGCTTGTCAGTGGCACGAAGACGATCACCGGCCCGCGGCTGGGCGACGCGCGCCTGCCCGGCGCCGACGAGGGCACGGCGATCAGCCGCGTCTACGGCACGGCGCGCATCGGCGGAACGCTGATCTGGGCGACGCGCTTCGAGGAGCGGGTGATCGTCGAGCGCGGCGGCGGCAAGGCGAGCGGGCCGCGGTCCGAGAGCTACCGCTACTGCGCCAACATCGCGCTCGGGCTTTGCGAGGGGCGGGTGGCCGGCGTCCGCCGCATCTGGGCGGATGGGCGCGAGGTCGACCTCTCGTCGCTGCATGTCCGCGTCTATACCGGCGATCGCGCGCAGCCGCCCGACCCGCTGATCGAGGCGAAGCAGGGGGCAGGCAACACGCCGGCCTATCGCGGGCTTTCCTATGTCGTGCTCGAGCGCTTCCCCCTCGACGCCTACGGCAACCGCATCCCCGTCCTCCAGTTCGAGGTCGTGCGGCCGATCGGCGCGCTGGAAGAGAAGATCCGGGCGGTGACCATCATTCCCGGCTCGACCGAGCACGGCTACGATCCGCGGCTCGTCACCGAGCGGCCGGGCGGCGGTTCGGCGCGCCACCTCAACCGCAACATGGTGCAGTCCTCGACCGACTGGCTCGCCTCGCTCTCCGAATTGCAGGGCGCGTGCCCGAACCTCAAGCGCGTCGCCCTCGTGGTCGCCTGGTTCGGCACGGACCTGCGCGCCGGGCATTGCCGGATCGTGCCGGGCGTGGAGACCTATGCGCGCTCGAACGAGACGTGGCCGTGGCGTGTTTCCGGCATCGGGCGCGGCAGCGCCTATCTGGTGAGCCGGAACGGCGGCGCGCCGGCCTATGGCGGCACGCCCTCCGACGCCAGCGTGATCGCGGCGATCCGTGACCTGAAGGCGCGGGGCCTTGAAGTCTATCTCTATCCTTTCGTGATGATGGACGTGCCAGACGGCAACACCTTGCCCGATCCCTATGGCGGCGCGCAGCAGGCGCCCTATCCCTGGCGCGGACGTATCACCTGCCACCCGCCCTCGGCGGACGGAACGGGCGCTGCGCGCGATCAGGTCCAGGCGTTCCTGGGCGGCGTCCATGCGGGGCATTTCTCCATTTCGGGCGAAAGCGTCGTGGCGCCCTCCGGCGACGAGGGTTTTCGCCGGATGGTGCTGCACTACGCGCTTCTGGCGGAGGTGGCGGGCGGCGTCGACGGCTTCCTGATCGGCTCGGAAATGCGCGGGCTTACGCAACTGCGCGACGGCGAGGGGCAATTCCCCTTCGTCAATGGCCTGTGCGACCTTGCCGGCGACGTGCGCTGGGTGCTGCGCGCCGGCACGAAGATCACCTATGCGGCGGATTGGAGCGAGTATTTCGGCTACCATCCGCCGGGCGGAAACCGCGAGGTGCGCTTCCACCTCGATGCGCTCTGGGCCCATCCCGCCATCGACGCGGTCGGCATCGACAACTACATGCCGCTTTCCGACTGGCAGGACGGCGACACGCTGGCCGGCAATCCCGATGGTTTCCGCCATGCGGAGGACGTGGCGGGCATGCGCGGCATGATCGCGGGCGGCGAGGGCTTCGACTGGTACTATGCCGGCGAAGTCGCCCGGCGGGCGCGCAACCGCACGCCGATCACCGATGGCGCGGCGGGAAAACCCTGGGTCTACCGCGTCAAGGACCTCGAAAGCTGGTGGACCAACCCGCATTACGACCGGGAGCCGGGCGGCGCGGAGGTGACGAGCCCGACCGCCTGGGTGCCGCGCTCCAAGCCGATCTGGTTCACGGAACTGGGCTGCCCGGCGATCGACAAGGGCGCCAACCAGCCGAATGTCTTCGTCGATGCCAAGAGCGTGGAGAGCGCGCTGCCCTATCACTCCGGCGGCGCGCGCAGCGATTCGATGCAGCGGCGCTTCCTCGACGCCCACCATGGCTGGTGGCAGGGCGGCGGGCCGGAGCCGGGCATGGTGGACCCCGACCACATCTTCCTGTGGACCTGGGACGCGCGGCCCTATCCGACCTTCCCGGAAAACCTCTCGCTCTGGGCCGACGGCGTCAACTGGCAGCGCGGGCACTGGCTGAACGGTCGCCTCGGCGCGGCAACGCTCGCCGACGTCATCGCCGCCATCCTCACCGATCACGGCTTTGAAGATTTCGACGTGTCGGGCGTGACGGGCGACCTGCAGGGCTTCGTGCAGGGCGAGCAGGCCTCGGCGCGCGGGCTGATCGAGCCGCTGATGGAGGCCTTCCAGATCGACGCGCTGGAGGTGGACGGCAAGCTCGCGTTCCGCTCGCGGCTCAAATCCGCTCTGCCGGCGGCGGAGCTCGACGTGCTGGCCGAGCGCCCGGACGAGGCGCCGTTCGAGGAGAGCCGCAGCCATATCAGCGATCTCTCGGGCGAGGCGATCCTCGACCATTTCGACGAGGCGGCCGGCTATGCGCGGGTGACCGCACGCTCCCGGCGCATGGCCGGCGACACGGACCGGGTGCTGCGCCTGTCGCTGCCGGCGGTGCTGCATGCGGACGCGGCGGCGGCGAGCGTCGAGACGGCACTGCGCGACCACCGGGCCGGCCAGCGGCAAGTCACCTTCCGCCTGCCGCCGACGGCGCTCGGCTTCACGCCCGGCGATGTCGTGCGGCTGGCGGCCGGTCCGGCGGGTCGCTTCCTGATCACCGGCATCACCGACGGACTGGTGCGCGAGGTCGAGGCGCGCGGCATCGCGGCCGGCGACAGCGCGGCGCCCGCGCCGGACGGCGGCGGACGGCCGGTGGACGGGCCCGGCCCGTCGGATGCCTTCGCGCCGGAGATCGTCTTCCTCGACCTGCCGGTGCTCGGTTCCGGCGCCGCGCAGGATTTTGCCCGCATCGCGGCCTATGCGCGGCCCTGGCGCTCCATGGCCGTCTCCAGTTCCGACGGCGGGGAGGGGTATCGCAGCCGCTTGCGCCTCGACCGGCCGGCGCGGATCGGCTGGCTCGTCGAACCGCTTGCGGCCGGCATTGTCGGCCGGTTCGATGCCGTGGGCGCGGTGATGCTCGAATTGCCGTCCGGCGGGCTCGCTTCGGCGGATTCGGTGAGCGTCCTCAACGGCGCCAACCGCATCGCCGTGCGCGCCGGCAACGGCGACTGGGAGATCATAGGCTTTAGGGACGCGAGCGAGATCGCGCCGCGGCGCTGGCGATTGACCGGACTGCTGCGCGCGCTGCACGGCACGGAGGACGCCATGGCGTCCGGCCTTGCCGCCGAGGCTGAGGTCGTGGTGCTGGACGATGCCGTCCAGCCGCTCGGCCTCGACGTCGAGGAGATCGGCCGGGCGTCGAACTGGATGGTCGACGCCGTCGGCGTCTCGGAAGGACAGGCGGGCCCGTTCACCTTTGCCGGCGGCCTGCGCGCGCTGACGCCGCTGTCCCCGGTACATCTTAGCGCCCGGCGCGGCGCGGACGGCATGGTGCGGTTCTCCTGGACGCGGCGCGGGCGGATCGATTCGGATAGCTGGCTTGCCGCCGAAATCCCGCTGGACGAACCGGTGGAGGCCTATCGCCTCGACATCCTCTCGGGCGGGACGGTGGTGCGCAGCATCGAGACGGCGACGCCGACCTATGCCTATCCGGCTGCGCAGGAGCTTGCCGATTTCGGCACGCCACAGACGGCCATCTCCATTCGCGTGCGCCAGCTCGGCCGCGCCGTGCCGCTCGGCCTGCCGGCCGAGGCGACGCTCATTCCCTGA
- a CDS encoding response regulator transcription factor, whose amino-acid sequence MRILVVEDDVNLSRQLSEALKESGYVVDQAFDGEEGHYLGDTEPYDAIILDIGLPEMDGITVLEKWRADGKGMPVLLLTARDRWSDKVAGIDAGADDYVAKPFHVEEVLARIRALIRRAAGHSSPDIVCGPVRLDTKGSKATVNGETLKLTSHEYRLLSYLMHHMGEVVSRTELVEHMYDQDFDRDSNTIEVFVGRLRKKIGVDLIETVRGLGYRMQAPANGK is encoded by the coding sequence ATGCGCATCCTGGTGGTCGAGGACGATGTCAACCTGAGCCGGCAGCTCAGCGAAGCGCTGAAGGAATCGGGCTATGTGGTGGACCAGGCCTTCGACGGCGAGGAAGGCCACTATCTCGGCGATACCGAGCCCTATGACGCCATTATCCTCGATATCGGCCTGCCGGAAATGGACGGCATCACGGTTCTCGAAAAATGGCGCGCCGACGGCAAGGGCATGCCGGTCCTGCTCCTCACCGCCCGCGACCGCTGGAGCGACAAGGTGGCCGGCATCGACGCCGGCGCCGACGATTATGTGGCAAAGCCCTTCCATGTCGAGGAGGTCCTGGCGCGCATCCGCGCGCTGATCCGCCGCGCCGCCGGCCATTCCAGCCCGGATATCGTCTGCGGGCCGGTGCGCCTCGACACCAAGGGCTCCAAGGCGACGGTCAACGGCGAGACGCTGAAGCTCACCTCGCACGAATATCGCCTGCTCTCCTACCTCATGCACCATATGGGCGAGGTCGTCTCGCGCACCGAACTGGTCGAGCACATGTACGACCAGGATTTCGACCGCGATTCCAACACGATCGAGGTTTTCGTCGGGCGGCTGCGCAAGAAGATCGGCGTCGACCTGATCGAGACCGTGCGCGGCCTCGGCTACCGGATGCAAGCGCCGGCCAATGGAAAATAA
- a CDS encoding ATP-binding protein, protein MENKARRSRSLTFRVLFLASLWAAVALVVIAVVISTLYRQSAEKSFRDLLRAQLYNVINTVSAGENTRLAGTPQLGDLRFFQPQSGWYWIVEPIGGALEGEALTSSSLGTGSIPIPDTDSIPFDTRYERFYTTIDSFGNEVEVGETEVVLDDEGRTARFRVVGNRDVLEKDIDDFSGSLYLALLGFGVGSLLLNAAAILIGLRPLDRARKALEKIRAGESEQLDGEFPREILPLASEVNALIDSNRRIVERARMQVGNLAHSLKTPIAVLLNESRLISAPQGDLVKTQAEAMQSQVQSYLNRARIAAQRESVLARTEAQPVLERLVRVMRRLNADKQFPLKVDPPGLVLAMEQQDVEETVGNLLENAARHARSTVFLRVSAAPADVRGNDDARKGWIVIEVEDDGPGLEPDQIREAMKRGKRLDESKPGTGLGLSIVSEIASEYQGTFGLSRGSGGGLLARLVLPAVTKDVA, encoded by the coding sequence ATGGAAAATAAGGCCAGGCGCTCCCGCTCGCTCACCTTCCGCGTCCTCTTCCTCGCCTCCCTCTGGGCCGCGGTGGCGCTCGTCGTCATCGCCGTCGTCATCTCGACGCTCTACCGGCAGAGCGCGGAGAAGAGCTTTCGCGATCTCCTGCGCGCCCAGCTCTACAACGTCATCAACACGGTTTCGGCGGGCGAGAACACACGGCTTGCCGGCACGCCGCAGCTCGGGGACCTGCGCTTCTTCCAGCCGCAATCGGGCTGGTACTGGATCGTCGAGCCGATCGGCGGAGCGCTGGAAGGCGAGGCGCTGACCTCATCCTCGCTCGGCACCGGCAGCATTCCCATCCCCGATACGGACAGCATACCCTTCGATACGCGCTACGAGCGCTTCTACACGACCATCGATTCCTTCGGGAACGAGGTGGAGGTGGGCGAGACGGAAGTGGTGCTCGACGACGAGGGCCGTACGGCGCGCTTTCGCGTCGTCGGCAACCGCGATGTTCTGGAAAAGGACATCGACGACTTCTCGGGCAGCCTCTATCTCGCACTGCTCGGCTTCGGTGTCGGCAGCCTGCTGCTCAACGCGGCGGCGATCCTCATCGGCCTTCGGCCGCTCGACCGGGCGCGCAAGGCGCTGGAGAAGATCCGGGCCGGCGAAAGCGAACAGCTCGACGGCGAATTTCCGAGGGAAATCCTGCCTTTGGCAAGCGAAGTGAATGCGTTGATCGACAGCAACCGGCGCATCGTCGAGCGGGCGCGCATGCAGGTCGGCAACCTCGCCCATTCGCTGAAGACGCCGATCGCCGTGCTGCTCAACGAATCGCGCCTGATATCCGCGCCGCAGGGCGATCTCGTGAAGACGCAGGCCGAGGCCATGCAGAGCCAGGTGCAATCCTATCTCAACCGCGCGCGCATCGCGGCCCAGCGCGAATCGGTGCTCGCCCGCACCGAGGCCCAGCCGGTGCTGGAGCGGCTGGTGCGGGTGATGCGGCGGCTCAATGCCGACAAGCAGTTTCCGCTGAAGGTCGATCCGCCGGGTCTCGTGCTGGCCATGGAGCAGCAGGACGTCGAGGAAACCGTGGGGAACCTTCTGGAAAACGCCGCGCGCCATGCGCGCTCGACGGTTTTTCTGCGTGTCTCGGCGGCGCCGGCCGACGTGCGCGGCAATGACGACGCGCGCAAGGGCTGGATCGTGATCGAGGTGGAGGACGACGGGCCGGGTCTCGAGCCGGACCAGATCCGCGAGGCGATGAAGCGCGGCAAGCGGCTCGACGAAAGCAAGCCGGGCACCGGGCTCGGCCTTTCCATCGTCAGCGAGATCGCATCCGAATATCAGGGAACCTTCGGACTTTCCCGAGGTTCCGGCGGCGGGCTGCTGGCGCGGCTCGTTCTGCCGGCCGTCACAAAGGATGTTGCCTGA
- the ccmI gene encoding c-type cytochrome biogenesis protein CcmI, producing the protein MLFWILVAILTAAVAAVLLLPLLRRPVAAAADASHDVEVYRDQLEELKRDEATGLIGANEAELARAEVARRLIAASKAEAKERTSPTERRNRLAQLFVIIALPAIGLCLYVATGRPDLPAQPLAERLANPGNDINVLIARAENHLARNPDDGAGWDLLAPIYYRSGRMEDAANAFSQAIRILGPNTERLDGHAETLIALSNGIVTAEARKQLEQSLKLKADNPRAKFYLALALEQEGKKPEARAAFEALAKETPADAPWLPLVKQHIAALDGGQGGEVAGQLGNPTADDMAAAEDMSTGDRQQMIAGMVESLAAKLQENPDNFEGWMRIIRSYVVLDQRPKAEAALQTALKTFPAESDNGKQLLALARDLSISAEGSGQ; encoded by the coding sequence ATGCTTTTCTGGATTCTTGTCGCCATCCTGACGGCAGCCGTTGCGGCCGTTCTCCTTCTCCCCCTGCTGCGACGCCCCGTGGCGGCCGCGGCCGACGCCAGTCATGACGTCGAGGTCTATCGCGACCAGCTCGAAGAGCTGAAGCGGGACGAGGCGACGGGGCTTATCGGGGCGAACGAGGCCGAGCTTGCCCGCGCCGAGGTCGCGCGCCGGCTGATCGCCGCCAGCAAGGCCGAGGCGAAGGAGCGGACAAGCCCGACCGAGCGTCGCAACCGGCTGGCGCAGCTCTTCGTCATCATCGCGCTTCCCGCCATCGGCCTCTGTCTTTATGTCGCGACCGGCCGGCCGGATCTTCCGGCCCAGCCACTCGCAGAGCGCCTCGCCAATCCCGGTAACGACATCAACGTCCTGATCGCCCGGGCGGAAAACCATCTGGCGCGCAATCCGGACGACGGCGCCGGCTGGGACCTCCTGGCGCCGATCTACTACCGCAGCGGCCGGATGGAGGATGCGGCGAACGCCTTTTCGCAGGCGATCCGCATCCTTGGCCCGAACACCGAACGTCTCGACGGCCATGCCGAAACGCTGATCGCGCTGTCGAACGGCATCGTGACGGCGGAGGCGCGCAAGCAGCTCGAACAGTCGCTGAAGCTCAAGGCGGACAATCCGCGCGCCAAGTTCTATCTGGCGCTGGCGCTGGAGCAGGAGGGCAAGAAGCCCGAGGCGCGCGCGGCCTTCGAGGCGCTGGCGAAGGAAACGCCGGCCGATGCGCCCTGGCTGCCGCTCGTCAAGCAGCATATCGCCGCGCTCGACGGCGGGCAGGGCGGCGAGGTGGCCGGCCAGCTCGGTAACCCGACCGCGGACGACATGGCGGCGGCCGAGGACATGTCGACGGGGGACCGCCAGCAGATGATCGCGGGCATGGTGGAGAGCCTTGCGGCCAAGCTTCAGGAAAATCCCGACAATTTCGAAGGATGGATGCGCATCATCCGTTCCTATGTTGTGCTGGATCAAAGGCCAAAGGCGGAGGCCGCGCTACAGACGGCGCTGAAGACCTTCCCGGCGGAGAGCGACAACGGCAAACAGCTTCTGGCACTGGCCCGGGACCTATCGATTTCGGCTGAGGGCAGCGGACAATGA
- the ccmE gene encoding cytochrome c maturation protein CcmE: MTRKQKRLAVISGGVAFLVAAVLLVMFAFSQSIAYFYVPGDLAKANVAPGTRIRLGGLVESGTVKRGEGSTITFTVTDTLSTVPVTYTGILPDLFREGQGVVAEGAFGTDGLFVADTVLAKHDETYMPKDVADRLKAQGVELSGKETIK; the protein is encoded by the coding sequence ATGACACGCAAGCAGAAACGTCTGGCAGTGATAAGCGGCGGCGTCGCCTTCCTCGTGGCGGCGGTGCTGCTGGTCATGTTCGCCTTCAGCCAGTCGATCGCCTATTTCTACGTGCCGGGCGATCTCGCCAAGGCCAATGTGGCACCGGGCACGCGCATCCGCCTCGGCGGCCTCGTCGAAAGCGGAACCGTGAAGCGCGGCGAGGGCTCGACCATCACCTTCACCGTGACGGACACGCTGTCGACGGTGCCGGTGACCTATACGGGCATCCTGCCGGACCTGTTCCGCGAGGGGCAGGGCGTGGTGGCGGAAGGCGCCTTCGGCACGGACGGCCTGTTCGTCGCCGATACGGTGCTTGCCAAACATGACGAGACCTATATGCCCAAGGACGTGGCGGACCGCCTGAAGGCGCAGGGCGTCGAACTTTCCGGCAAGGAAACGATCAAATGA
- a CDS encoding heme lyase CcmF/NrfE family subunit, producing MIIELGHYALVLALATVIVQSVLPLIGTIRGDRSLMAVAPAAALAGFLLVLFSFSVLTFAYVVSDFSVANVWENSHSLKPMIYKISGVWGNHEGSMLLWLLILVFFSALVATFGANLPERLRANVLAVQGLISVAFALFILLTSNPFLRLSPAPAEGRDLNPVLQDIGLAIHPPLLYLGYVGFSVCFSFAIAALIEGRIDAAWARWVRPWTLAAWSFLTAGIAMGSYWAYYELGWGGWWFWDPVENASFIPWLAGTALLHSALVMEKREALKIWTVLLAILTFSMSLLGTFLVRSGVLTSVHAFATDPTRGVFILAILIVFIGGALSLFAFRAATLKAGGLFAPISREGALVLNNLILTTAAATVLTGTLYPLVLEALTGEKISVGPPFFNLTFGLLMLPLLLAVPFGPLLAWKRGDVFAAGQRLFAAVAAGLALAAVVLYIQNGGPVLAYFGLAIGFYMIAGAVTDLWLRAGIGKVKGNVAFRRFVGLPGSAFGTALAHIGIGVTVIGVIAVTAFETEHVVEMKPGMQVEAGGYTLTFDGMRRGQGPNYSEESGHFTVARGGVTVTDVWSSKRLYTARRMPTTEAGIRTFGLSQLYVSLGDAMADGGIVVRVWWKPMILCIWIGALIMMAGGTVSLFDRRLRVGAPQKARKVKPALGAAE from the coding sequence ATGATCATCGAGCTTGGACACTATGCCCTGGTTCTGGCGCTGGCGACGGTCATCGTGCAGTCCGTGCTGCCGCTGATCGGCACGATCCGGGGTGACCGCTCGCTGATGGCCGTGGCGCCCGCCGCGGCGCTTGCCGGTTTCCTGCTGGTGCTCTTCTCCTTCTCGGTGCTGACCTTCGCCTATGTCGTCTCCGACTTCTCGGTCGCCAATGTCTGGGAGAATTCGCATTCGCTGAAGCCGATGATCTACAAGATCTCCGGCGTCTGGGGGAACCACGAGGGCTCCATGCTGCTCTGGCTCCTCATCCTCGTCTTCTTCAGCGCGCTCGTCGCGACCTTCGGGGCCAACCTGCCGGAGCGGCTGCGGGCCAATGTGCTGGCGGTGCAAGGCCTCATCTCGGTCGCCTTCGCGCTCTTCATCCTGTTGACCTCCAATCCGTTCCTGCGACTTTCGCCGGCGCCGGCCGAGGGGCGGGACCTCAATCCGGTGCTGCAGGATATCGGCCTCGCGATCCATCCGCCGCTGCTCTATCTCGGCTATGTCGGCTTTTCCGTCTGTTTCTCCTTCGCCATCGCGGCGCTGATCGAGGGGCGGATCGATGCGGCCTGGGCGCGCTGGGTGCGGCCCTGGACGCTGGCCGCATGGAGCTTCCTTACCGCCGGCATCGCCATGGGCTCCTACTGGGCCTATTACGAGCTCGGCTGGGGCGGCTGGTGGTTCTGGGATCCGGTGGAAAACGCCTCGTTCATCCCCTGGCTTGCCGGCACGGCGCTGCTGCATTCCGCGCTCGTCATGGAAAAGCGCGAGGCGCTGAAGATCTGGACCGTGCTCTTGGCGATCCTCACCTTCTCCATGTCGCTGCTCGGCACCTTCCTCGTGCGTTCCGGCGTGCTGACCTCCGTCCACGCCTTCGCCACCGACCCGACGCGCGGCGTCTTCATCCTCGCCATCCTCATCGTCTTCATCGGCGGAGCGCTCTCGCTCTTCGCCTTCCGGGCGGCGACGCTGAAGGCCGGCGGGCTTTTCGCGCCGATCTCGCGGGAAGGCGCGCTCGTCCTCAATAACCTCATCCTGACAACGGCGGCGGCGACCGTCCTGACCGGCACGCTCTATCCGCTGGTGCTGGAGGCGCTGACGGGCGAGAAGATCTCCGTCGGTCCGCCCTTCTTCAACCTCACCTTCGGCTTGCTAATGCTGCCGCTGCTGCTGGCCGTGCCCTTCGGGCCGCTGCTCGCCTGGAAGCGCGGCGATGTTTTCGCGGCCGGCCAGCGCCTCTTCGCGGCGGTCGCCGCCGGTCTCGCGCTCGCCGCGGTGGTGCTCTACATCCAGAACGGCGGGCCGGTGCTCGCCTATTTCGGCCTCGCCATCGGCTTCTACATGATCGCCGGCGCCGTCACCGACCTCTGGCTGCGCGCCGGCATCGGCAAGGTCAAGGGCAACGTCGCCTTCCGGCGCTTCGTCGGCCTGCCGGGCTCGGCCTTCGGCACGGCGCTCGCCCATATCGGCATCGGCGTGACCGTGATCGGCGTGATCGCCGTGACGGCGTTCGAGACCGAACATGTCGTGGAAATGAAGCCGGGCATGCAGGTGGAGGCGGGCGGCTATACGCTGACCTTCGACGGCATGCGCCGCGGGCAGGGGCCGAACTACAGCGAGGAATCCGGCCATTTCACCGTAGCGCGCGGCGGCGTGACAGTCACCGACGTCTGGTCCTCCAAGCGCCTCTATACCGCGCGCCGCATGCCGACGACGGAGGCCGGCATCCGCACCTTCGGCCTCAGCCAGCTCTATGTCTCGCTCGGCGATGCGATGGCCGACGGCGGCATCGTCGTGCGCGTCTGGTGGAAGCCGATGATCCTGTGCATCTGGATCGGCGCGCTGATCATGATGGCGGGCGGCACGGTCTCGCTGTTCGACCGGCGCCTGCGCGTCGGTGCGCCGCAGAAGGCCCGCAAGGTCAAGCCCGCGCTGGGGGCGGCCGAATGA
- a CDS encoding cytochrome c-type biogenesis protein, translating into MMRRLLLAAAFLAAAFPALAVNPDEVLADPALEARARALSAELRCMVCQNQSIDDSNAELARDLRLLVRERLKNGDSDEAVIDYVVSRYGEFVLLNPRLRGETLLLWGAPIVLFLAGATAMILFVRKRGGKSTGTPLSETEKVELERALKRD; encoded by the coding sequence ATGATGCGCCGCCTGCTGCTGGCCGCGGCGTTCCTCGCCGCCGCCTTTCCCGCCTTGGCGGTCAATCCGGACGAGGTGCTCGCCGATCCGGCCTTGGAGGCGCGCGCCCGGGCGCTCTCGGCCGAGCTGCGCTGCATGGTGTGCCAGAACCAGTCGATCGACGATTCCAATGCCGAGCTCGCCCGGGACCTGCGTCTCCTGGTGCGCGAGCGGCTGAAGAACGGCGACAGCGACGAGGCGGTGATCGACTACGTCGTCTCGCGCTACGGCGAATTCGTACTGCTCAATCCGCGCCTGCGCGGCGAAACCCTGCTGCTTTGGGGCGCGCCGATCGTGCTCTTCCTCGCAGGGGCGACGGCGATGATCCTTTTCGTGCGCAAGCGCGGCGGGAAATCGACCGGAACGCCGCTTTCCGAGACGGAGAAGGTCGAGCTGGAGCGCGCGCTCAAGCGCGACTGA